The following nucleotide sequence is from Deinococcus proteolyticus MRP.
TGGACAGCGTGCAGCCGGTGCCGTGGGTATGGCGGGTGTGCTGGCGCGGGGTGGGAAAGCGGAAGATGTGGCCCTGCCAGTGCAGCACGTCTTCCAGCACCTCACCCGTGCCGTGCCCGCCCTTGAGCAGGTGGTCGCGTCCGGCCAGCACCCCGGCTCCCAGCGCTGCCGCTTCCGGCAGGTTCGGCGTGACCAGCGTGGCGAGGGGCAGCAGGTCGGCGGTCAGGGCGGCCACCGCGTCAGGGGAGAGCAGCGGCGAACCGCCTTTCGCCACCATCACCGGGTCGAGGATGATGGGCACCCGCACCTCACGCAGTTCTGCTGCGACCGCTTGGATAATGTCCGCCTGACCCAACGCCCCGATTTTGATGGCGTGTGGGGGCAGGTCGCTCAGCACGGAGGCAATTTGCGCGGCCACCACTGCGGGCGGCAGCGGGAAGACCTGCTGCACTCCCAGGGTATTTTGCGCGGTGACCAGGGTGACGGCGGACGTGCCAAACACGCCGAACGCCTGAAAAGTCTTGAGGTCGGCCTGAAGGCCAGCACCCCCGCCACTGTCCGAACCCGCGATGGTGAGGACTATTTTTTTGTTCATAACAGCTCCTGCGCCACTTGCTGCGCGGTGAGAGGGGCCAGCAAGGCACCGTGCCGCCCGTGCCCTGTCGCCGCCCAGACCCGCCCGTCCTCCGACAGCCGCCGCACGATGGGCTGCCCGTCTGCGGTACAGGGCCGCAGCCCCACCAGCATTTGCGCGGGCTGCGGCAATTCCAGCTCCGGCCAGAGGAGCGGTGCGGCGGCCCCCAGCCAGCGGGCGTCCTGCGCCCTGGCGGCGGTGTCCCAGCAGTGCGGGCGCACGGTGGCTCCCAGGTACACCCCGTCGGGACGCGGCAGGCCGTAAAGCGGAAAACCCCTGGCTTTGGTGCTGTAGCGGGCAGGGACAGGGGCCGCCGCCAACAGCGCCGCCTGACCCCGCACTGGGAAGACCGGCAGGCCAAAGCGCCCCGACCACGCACCTGCCGCCAGCACCACCCGCGCCGCCGTCAGGGGGCCAGCGTCGGTGACGAGCCGGACGCCGCCAGGCACCTGCTCAAGCCGCAGCACTTCGGCGCGGCGAACATCCAACCCGTGCAGCGCGGCACGGACGATGGTGGGGGGATGGGTGGTTGCCTCATGGGGGCTGAGGGCCGCAGGGTCTGAAGGCCTAAGACCGGGAGAGTTCACATGCTCAATGCCGCCGCGAAAGGGCACGGCCAGCCCCGACGCTTGAGCCAACCGGCGGGCAAAGTCGGGCCAGAGGCTGAGGCTCCGGGCGGCCAGGTCCCCCAGCGGGGTGCCGTGCAGCCGCTCGCCCGTCGGCGTGAGCATCCCCGCGCCCGCCTGCCACGCTGCACCGCGCTTGCCCGCGTCCAGCACCAGCACGTCTGCACCTGCCTGGGCAAGTTCAAAAGCGATGCTGGCCCCGATAAGACCGCCGCCGACAACAGCAATCATGCCTGGACCGTCATGTTGGAACCTCAGGGTCGGGCAGGCGGACCACGCCCATCTCGGGACTGCTGGGGCTGGAGGTCTCACGCTTCGCCATTCGTCCGGCCAAGAAGGCAGCCCGGCCAGCCTGCACCCCCAGCGCGAACGCCCGCGCCATCGCCACCGGGTCACGGGCTTCGGCCACGGCGGTATTTACCAGCACCGCATCCGCACCCAGTTCGAGGGCGGCGGCGGCTTCGCTGGGGACACCCAGGCCCGCATCCAC
It contains:
- the thiD gene encoding bifunctional hydroxymethylpyrimidine kinase/phosphomethylpyrimidine kinase, whose protein sequence is MNKKIVLTIAGSDSGGGAGLQADLKTFQAFGVFGTSAVTLVTAQNTLGVQQVFPLPPAVVAAQIASVLSDLPPHAIKIGALGQADIIQAVAAELREVRVPIILDPVMVAKGGSPLLSPDAVAALTADLLPLATLVTPNLPEAAALGAGVLAGRDHLLKGGHGTGEVLEDVLHWQGHIFRFPTPRQHTRHTHGTGCTLSSAIAAGLALGLEMPQAVAQAQAYVARALAAAPGLGGGHGPLEHGVAVPG
- a CDS encoding NAD(P)/FAD-dependent oxidoreductase: MIAVVGGGLIGASIAFELAQAGADVLVLDAGKRGAAWQAGAGMLTPTGERLHGTPLGDLAARSLSLWPDFARRLAQASGLAVPFRGGIEHVNSPGLRPSDPAALSPHEATTHPPTIVRAALHGLDVRRAEVLRLEQVPGGVRLVTDAGPLTAARVVLAAGAWSGRFGLPVFPVRGQAALLAAAPVPARYSTKARGFPLYGLPRPDGVYLGATVRPHCWDTAARAQDARWLGAAAPLLWPELELPQPAQMLVGLRPCTADGQPIVRRLSEDGRVWAATGHGRHGALLAPLTAQQVAQELL